Proteins from one Bacteroides zhangwenhongii genomic window:
- a CDS encoding carboxypeptidase regulatory-like domain-containing protein encodes MMAKVFIRLFSGLSFLCICGLFCSCAKDEVETMGTIYGIVNDADNGEPIQDAHVSLSPYGKTINTGSDGSYEFPEMEPGQYTIQIAKFGYKTNTKRISVVAGEKASGDMVLQWGTSRIKLNIASLNFGGQSTSKTFTIRNISTSGTSVPWSVTKSSPASWLSVSPSSGSTAYGKESAVVVNIDRQRITKDETVILLVEAEGEALSVEVSVAKNGSDGGELDGGGSCGTITPYDSRLKTEFVQCIKIGTMVEFSFKILNTGDDVTLTFDTSLLKGYDDSGKTYDFNSSEFYVGEQRIYSGGTASASFPENVSAACRVVVKNVASGAGKLTRYEVVTTNSTPWKVLNSKMQLEDIRW; translated from the coding sequence ATGATGGCAAAGGTATTTATCAGATTGTTTTCGGGGCTCTCCTTCTTGTGTATATGCGGGCTGTTTTGCAGCTGTGCTAAAGACGAAGTAGAGACGATGGGGACAATATATGGCATAGTCAATGATGCCGATAATGGAGAGCCTATTCAAGATGCTCATGTTTCGCTTTCCCCTTACGGGAAAACAATAAATACGGGGAGTGACGGCAGTTATGAATTTCCGGAGATGGAGCCGGGACAATATACCATACAGATTGCGAAGTTCGGTTATAAGACGAATACTAAACGGATATCGGTAGTTGCCGGTGAGAAAGCTTCTGGAGATATGGTACTGCAATGGGGTACTTCCCGCATCAAACTGAATATCGCTTCGTTGAATTTCGGCGGGCAGTCTACAAGCAAGACATTTACCATTCGCAATATCAGTACGTCCGGTACGTCTGTGCCGTGGTCGGTCACGAAATCCTCTCCTGCGTCTTGGCTGTCGGTGAGCCCCTCAAGTGGCAGCACGGCATACGGAAAAGAGAGTGCGGTGGTAGTGAATATCGACCGCCAGCGAATCACGAAAGATGAGACGGTCATTTTGCTTGTAGAAGCGGAGGGCGAAGCACTCTCTGTTGAGGTGTCAGTCGCTAAAAATGGAAGCGATGGCGGTGAATTGGATGGCGGCGGCAGTTGCGGTACGATTACTCCATATGATTCAAGATTGAAAACGGAATTTGTGCAATGTATCAAGATAGGAACTATGGTTGAATTTAGTTTTAAGATACTGAATACGGGAGATGATGTGACTTTGACTTTTGATACGTCCTTGCTAAAAGGATATGATGATAGTGGTAAAACGTACGATTTTAACAGTAGTGAATTTTATGTAGGCGAACAGCGGATTTATTCCGGTGGAACGGCTTCCGCGTCCTTCCCTGAAAATGTTTCTGCAGCTTGTCGGGTGGTAGTGAAGAATGTGGCTTCGGGGGCAGGTAAACTTACACGCTATGAAGTGGTGACTACGAATTCTACTCCGTGGAAGGTATTGAATTCAAAGATGCAGCTTGAGGATATAAGGTGGTAA